One genomic region from Candidatus Nitrosopumilus koreensis AR1 encodes:
- the cysC gene encoding adenylyl-sulfate kinase, whose amino-acid sequence MKPFVLWMTGLPCSGKTTIVKDLQKDIPNLAMLDGDELREWFSPKDFSKAGRDEHNKKVAHLAKLLLKHGVPSAVSLVSPYLENRENARKIIDAGDQFAECYVKCSLEECEKRDVKGMYAKARKGEIKGFTGIDDPYEAPEKADLIVDTENESLDDSANKVKDFLKSRNLL is encoded by the coding sequence ATGAAACCTTTTGTTCTTTGGATGACTGGTCTCCCATGTTCTGGAAAGACTACAATCGTAAAAGATCTGCAAAAAGATATTCCAAATTTGGCAATGCTTGATGGAGATGAATTAAGAGAATGGTTTTCTCCAAAAGACTTTTCAAAAGCAGGACGTGATGAACACAACAAAAAAGTTGCTCATTTGGCAAAATTGTTGTTAAAACATGGTGTTCCAAGCGCAGTATCTCTGGTATCTCCATATCTTGAGAACCGAGAAAATGCCAGAAAGATTATCGACGCAGGTGATCAGTTTGCAGAGTGTTATGTCAAATGTTCATTAGAAGAGTGCGAAAAAAGAGATGTCAAAGGCATGTATGCCAAGGCAAGAAAAGGGGAGATCAAAGGATTCACAGGAATTGATGATCCTTACGAAGCTCCAGAAAAAGCAGATCTAATTGTTGATACAGAAAATGAATCACTTGATGATAGTGCAAACAAAGTAAAGGACTTTCTTAAATCAAGAAACCTACTCTAA
- a CDS encoding 3'(2'),5'-bisphosphate nucleotidase CysQ family protein, with protein MKGIPITEKIPELDIAIEAAQVAGNTILEIYKGEFEEFTKKDDSPITEADLKSNEIIKKILSKTEYKILSEEDNDDQSRLSEEIIWIVDPLDGTSDFIDKTGEFTVMIALVKNKKPILGVIGWPTEKTLFVAQKKRGAFRYHNEEWEKISVTTTSELPKCRTVGSRHHLSDKEKAFIKKLGIEDFTSIGSSLKVGKIASGEADAYITTTNKMKEWDTAASYCIISEAGGKMTDMLGNDISYNNKEVYHQNGILVTNGIIHQTIVDEFKKLE; from the coding sequence TTGAAAGGCATACCAATTACAGAAAAAATTCCTGAATTAGATATTGCAATTGAGGCAGCACAAGTAGCAGGAAATACAATTTTGGAGATATACAAAGGTGAGTTCGAAGAATTTACCAAAAAAGATGATTCGCCAATTACAGAGGCAGATCTAAAAAGTAACGAGATCATTAAAAAAATTCTTTCTAAAACAGAGTACAAAATCTTATCTGAGGAAGATAATGATGATCAAAGTAGATTATCTGAAGAGATAATTTGGATAGTTGATCCTTTAGACGGCACTTCAGATTTTATTGATAAAACAGGTGAATTTACTGTAATGATTGCACTTGTAAAAAACAAAAAACCAATTCTAGGAGTAATAGGTTGGCCTACTGAAAAAACATTGTTTGTTGCACAAAAGAAGAGGGGCGCATTTAGATATCATAATGAAGAATGGGAAAAGATCTCAGTTACTACAACATCAGAACTTCCAAAGTGTAGAACTGTGGGCTCCAGGCATCACCTGTCAGACAAAGAAAAAGCATTTATCAAAAAATTAGGAATTGAAGACTTTACAAGTATAGGTAGTTCATTAAAGGTTGGAAAAATTGCATCAGGTGAGGCTGATGCATACATTACAACTACAAATAAAATGAAAGAATGGGATACAGCTGCATCATATTGTATAATTTCTGAAGCAGGGGGCAAAATGACAGATATGCTGGGAAACGATATTTCATACAACAATAAGGAAGTGTATCATCAAAATGGAATTCTAGTTACAAATGGAATTATTCATCAAACAATAGTTGATGAATTTAAAAAATTAGAGTAG
- a CDS encoding SDR family NAD(P)-dependent oxidoreductase yields the protein MSLSGKVALVTGGSRGIGFATAKVLLENGAKVAITGKDQKRLEKLAEISNVFAITADIRNSNEVKNAVQKIVEKFGRLDILVNNAGVFPRIKQLHEIEEDEWNEVLDVNLTGQYRVTKEAIPHLQKTSGSIINISSDAGLKAYQGFNADAYSATKAALIILTKCWALEYSKNKIRVNCICPGVVDTDMTKPFVKTQKDRDFMNAEHPLGRIGKPEEVAKAVLYFASDDALWITGAILAVDGGESTK from the coding sequence TTGTCTTTATCAGGAAAAGTTGCTTTAGTGACTGGTGGAAGCAGAGGAATAGGATTTGCCACTGCAAAAGTTTTGCTAGAAAATGGAGCCAAAGTAGCAATTACAGGAAAAGATCAAAAGCGATTAGAAAAATTAGCTGAAATTTCTAATGTATTTGCAATTACTGCGGACATCAGAAATTCTAATGAGGTGAAAAATGCAGTACAAAAAATTGTTGAAAAATTTGGAAGGTTGGATATTCTTGTAAATAATGCAGGGGTTTTTCCAAGGATAAAACAACTGCATGAAATTGAAGAAGATGAATGGAATGAAGTTTTAGATGTAAATCTTACAGGACAATACAGGGTTACAAAAGAGGCAATCCCACATTTACAAAAAACATCAGGATCAATAATTAATATTTCATCAGATGCAGGATTGAAGGCATATCAAGGATTTAACGCTGATGCATATTCAGCAACAAAGGCAGCATTAATCATACTTACAAAGTGTTGGGCTCTTGAATATTCAAAAAACAAAATCAGGGTGAATTGTATTTGTCCAGGAGTAGTAGACACAGACATGACAAAACCATTTGTAAAAACTCAAAAAGATAGGGATTTCATGAATGCAGAACATCCATTAGGTAGAATAGGAAAACCAGAAGAAGTAGCAAAGGCTGTACTCTATTTTGCGTCAGATGACGCATTATGGATCACTGGAGCTATTCTTGCAGTAGATGGAGGAGAATCAACAAAATAA
- a CDS encoding Snf7 family protein, producing MANLSKKWTKPPTPSIGEKLGDAVKPKGALKPRVQEGVKKLRLQIQKLDKMLSGLQERDGQLFARIVEATQKHDTQTSKVLGNELAEIRKVIKIMSSARIALEQIELRLTTFSDLGDTVVAIMPTMGLMKNLKSSLGKVMPGAEAEIGQMAEMLGGFMTESFSGDAAFGMDTSTNAESDAILKEAAAVAESSTGQMFPSVPSDASTSTATTSKFY from the coding sequence ATGGCTAATCTTAGTAAAAAGTGGACTAAACCGCCAACTCCTAGTATTGGTGAAAAACTTGGTGATGCAGTCAAGCCTAAAGGTGCTCTAAAACCAAGAGTACAAGAAGGAGTCAAAAAATTACGATTACAGATTCAAAAATTGGACAAAATGTTGTCAGGATTACAAGAACGTGATGGACAACTATTTGCAAGAATAGTAGAGGCAACACAAAAACATGATACTCAAACAAGTAAGGTTCTAGGAAACGAACTAGCCGAAATTAGAAAAGTTATCAAAATTATGAGCAGTGCAAGAATTGCCCTTGAGCAAATCGAATTAAGATTAACAACATTTAGTGATCTTGGAGATACCGTAGTAGCAATTATGCCCACCATGGGACTGATGAAGAATCTCAAATCGTCTCTTGGAAAAGTAATGCCAGGTGCAGAAGCTGAAATTGGCCAAATGGCTGAAATGTTAGGCGGATTTATGACTGAAAGTTTCTCAGGTGATGCAGCATTTGGTATGGATACATCCACAAATGCTGAATCTGATGCAATTCTCAAGGAGGCCGCAGCAGTGGCTGAGAGTTCAACAGGACAAATGTTCCCATCAGTTCCATCTGATGCAAGCACATCAACTGCAACAACTTCAAAATTTTACTAG
- a CDS encoding winged helix-turn-helix domain-containing protein yields the protein MSKQQYRSEMGIMGDILNVTADGGREGIIVSAISRKANLSHYAVLDKCEKLVEAGLVESVKNDRNRVFQITEKGLQFFQEFKRFQGLVESMNLRY from the coding sequence ATGTCAAAACAACAATACAGGTCCGAAATGGGCATTATGGGTGATATCCTAAACGTTACTGCTGATGGTGGTCGTGAAGGAATCATTGTATCTGCAATATCTCGCAAAGCCAACCTATCTCACTATGCAGTACTAGACAAATGTGAGAAACTGGTAGAAGCAGGTTTAGTCGAGTCTGTCAAAAATGACAGAAATAGAGTCTTTCAAATAACTGAAAAAGGACTTCAGTTTTTCCAAGAATTCAAGAGATTTCAAGGGCTCGTGGAGAGCATGAACCTAAGGTATTAG
- a CDS encoding helix-turn-helix transcriptional regulator → MNQQIVPIHRTEFREDGMLFVRTDGIIDTMVNAPLIVAGLLVVALTMPLQTSFSATRTLDLIINTDGSTHISSQIDVDSSNFELSLFGSSIDNFVVLGEDDTTLSRNIIADKAMIQTDGSSSIIVNYDIHDLISKEGRIWTFSFDSPVNYSLLMPENSVIVGMNVLPENMEQLDSQIKLDIPSGPAKIDYIFSTPVDIPAPTSESSFDSVTIGLIVGPIAAATVASVIIVKKRQSKPQLKTEVIQITKPTKDSPNPDTIFNLRPDMREDDKEIVKFISQNGGEVFESDLRKKFLQPRTTMWRAVKRLERLGIVEIYKKDLLNMVKLRNDLEEEN, encoded by the coding sequence ATGAACCAACAAATCGTACCAATTCATAGGACCGAGTTTCGAGAAGATGGAATGCTTTTTGTAAGGACTGATGGTATCATCGATACAATGGTTAATGCACCTCTAATTGTTGCAGGATTGCTGGTTGTAGCACTAACGATGCCTTTGCAGACCTCATTTTCCGCCACTCGTACTCTTGATTTAATCATCAATACTGATGGTTCTACACATATTTCCTCCCAAATTGATGTGGATTCCTCAAACTTTGAACTGAGTCTTTTTGGCTCATCTATTGATAACTTTGTTGTACTTGGTGAGGATGACACTACTTTATCTAGAAATATCATTGCAGACAAAGCAATGATCCAAACAGATGGTAGTTCCTCTATTATTGTAAATTATGATATTCATGATCTGATTTCTAAAGAAGGCAGAATCTGGACATTTTCGTTTGACTCTCCCGTAAACTACTCTTTACTGATGCCAGAAAATTCCGTAATTGTGGGAATGAATGTTTTGCCTGAAAACATGGAACAACTTGATAGCCAAATCAAACTGGACATTCCATCTGGCCCTGCTAAAATTGATTATATCTTTAGTACTCCTGTAGATATACCTGCACCTACATCTGAATCTTCATTTGATTCTGTAACTATTGGTCTGATAGTTGGCCCAATTGCAGCTGCAACAGTTGCCTCTGTAATTATAGTAAAGAAGAGACAATCAAAACCTCAACTAAAAACAGAGGTAATTCAAATTACAAAACCAACAAAAGATTCACCTAATCCAGATACAATTTTCAATCTTAGACCTGATATGAGAGAAGACGACAAAGAGATTGTTAAATTCATCTCTCAAAATGGCGGAGAAGTATTTGAAAGTGATCTAAGGAAAAAATTTCTTCAACCAAGAACTACTATGTGGAGAGCAGTGAAAAGACTAGAAAGACTAGGTATAGTTGAAATTTATAAAAAAGATCTTTTAAACATGGTTAAATTACGAAATGATTTGGAGGAAGAAAATTGA
- a CDS encoding 7-carboxy-7-deazaguanine synthase QueE, with protein sequence MKVRLFEIFTSVEGEGILYGTKTLFVRLAGCPFTCFYCDTKESLPLDSGTEYSIEEANQLIDSNLKNQTYKVNFTGGDPLIQHQAVALLAKHIQDKKIPTYLESSCFDVDRFNHVLPFIDIVKIEFKTKDSDFVDSQHYDKLIGHTMKCLESSVRAKKITYIKVVVSSKTKPDDFKELVNQIFDTVSKNDIDGFIIQPTYGIAEPSLDLLLSLYDVVFPHYVDVKVVPQLHKFIGAP encoded by the coding sequence TTGAAAGTAAGATTATTTGAGATATTTACATCTGTTGAAGGCGAAGGAATTCTCTATGGAACAAAGACACTTTTTGTAAGACTTGCAGGATGTCCTTTTACCTGTTTTTATTGTGATACTAAAGAATCTCTTCCACTTGATTCTGGAACCGAATACAGTATTGAAGAAGCAAACCAATTGATTGACTCTAATTTAAAAAACCAAACATACAAAGTAAATTTTACAGGCGGGGATCCGCTTATTCAACATCAAGCAGTTGCATTACTTGCAAAACATATACAAGACAAAAAAATTCCCACATATCTTGAATCTTCATGTTTTGATGTTGACAGATTTAATCATGTGTTACCATTTATTGATATTGTAAAGATTGAATTCAAAACAAAAGATTCAGACTTTGTTGATTCACAGCATTATGATAAATTAATTGGTCACACCATGAAATGTCTAGAATCTTCTGTTCGTGCAAAGAAAATAACATACATCAAGGTGGTTGTCAGCTCCAAAACTAAACCTGATGATTTCAAAGAATTAGTAAATCAAATCTTTGATACTGTCTCAAAAAATGATATTGATGGATTTATTATTCAACCAACATATGGCATTGCAGAACCCTCTCTTGATCTCTTACTAAGTTTGTACGATGTTGTTTTTCCTCATTATGTTGACGTCAAAGTTGTTCCTCAATTGCATAAATTCATTGGGGCTCCATAG
- the folE gene encoding GTP cyclohydrolase I FolE produces the protein MDEDRVKKLVRELIIEVGEDPTREGLRETPERIANMYKEIFSGYDSDSELAVQFSEDSDVVIARDIQFYSMCEHHMLPFFGKIHIAYSPNGRVFGISKLVRLVEKYSKRLQIQERLTKNIADELYSQGVKGVVVLADAEHLCMKMRGVRNDATLSSSAFRGIYENKEEKESIMTLIRKRASDSSF, from the coding sequence ATGGATGAAGACCGGGTAAAGAAACTCGTCAGAGAATTAATCATTGAAGTTGGAGAAGATCCAACTCGTGAGGGCCTACGTGAAACTCCTGAAAGAATTGCAAACATGTACAAAGAAATCTTTTCTGGATATGATTCTGATTCAGAGTTGGCTGTTCAGTTCTCAGAAGATTCTGATGTAGTTATTGCACGTGATATCCAGTTTTACTCAATGTGTGAACATCACATGCTTCCGTTCTTTGGTAAAATACACATTGCATATTCACCAAATGGAAGAGTTTTTGGAATTTCAAAACTAGTAAGACTAGTAGAAAAATACTCAAAGAGACTCCAAATACAAGAACGACTAACAAAGAATATTGCAGATGAATTGTATTCTCAGGGTGTAAAAGGAGTGGTAGTTTTAGCTGATGCAGAACATCTTTGTATGAAAATGCGTGGTGTTAGAAATGATGCAACACTTTCCTCATCAGCATTTAGAGGAATTTATGAAAATAAAGAGGAAAAAGAGAGTATTATGACATTAATTCGAAAACGTGCCTCTGATTCTTCCTTTTGA
- a CDS encoding 7-cyano-7-deazaguanine synthase codes for MKKAVVVFSGGIDSVCAVSFLKSKYELYGITFSYGQKASMEISAAKTFAKKLGLKQHKIIDIGFMKDLYGNSNVLTSSKRKIPSKFEYSIVVPIRNAVFLSVASAWAYTLNASLVVYGAHTGDKHYPDCRPVFAKKLEAAFNQGEIDGINSKLRKKIEIWSPYRQRLSKSDLLKKGETVLGNSIFKTWSCYSNKKFHCGVCESCNNRKIAFEKANITDKTRYLK; via the coding sequence ATGAAAAAAGCAGTTGTTGTTTTTAGTGGAGGAATAGACTCTGTTTGTGCAGTATCATTTCTGAAATCAAAATATGAGTTGTATGGAATTACCTTTTCATATGGACAAAAAGCAAGTATGGAGATTTCTGCTGCAAAAACTTTTGCAAAGAAACTTGGACTAAAACAACACAAGATTATTGATATTGGTTTTATGAAAGATCTTTATGGAAATTCTAATGTTTTGACAAGTTCCAAAAGAAAGATTCCGAGCAAGTTTGAGTATTCTATTGTAGTTCCAATCAGAAATGCAGTGTTTCTATCTGTTGCATCAGCCTGGGCATATACACTCAATGCATCCCTAGTGGTATATGGAGCACATACTGGAGACAAGCACTATCCTGATTGCAGACCGGTTTTTGCAAAAAAGCTAGAGGCTGCGTTTAATCAAGGAGAAATAGATGGGATTAATTCAAAATTAAGAAAAAAAATAGAGATTTGGTCTCCATACAGACAAAGACTATCAAAAAGTGATCTATTAAAGAAAGGAGAAACAGTATTGGGAAATTCCATCTTTAAAACTTGGAGTTGTTATTCAAACAAAAAATTTCACTGTGGGGTTTGTGAGTCATGCAACAACAGAAAGATTGCATTTGAAAAAGCAAACATTACAGATAAAACAAGATATCTAAAATAA
- a CDS encoding homoserine kinase, which translates to MVSKITVKAPSSTANLGPGFDVFGLAIDAFYDEVTLTKTKSGITIVTDDNIPTEPQNNTAGLVVQNMKKKFKIKSGVEIKIKKGVPAGFGMGSSAASAAATAVAFDKLFELKLDGNSLVEFAGSGEKASAGSVHYDNVAASVLGGFVIVKTNPLQVIRIDPPTNLRMCVAVPKLDVPKKKTKVSRGVIPKKIKLTDSILNLSNASAIVAGFMKKDPNLIGNSIKDVIVEPARQHMIPGFSKVKQNALKAGALGVTISGAGPSVIAFSKSSANLKKISSAMSKGFTSANTKCQTVICKPSKGAADKRK; encoded by the coding sequence GTGGTATCAAAGATTACAGTAAAGGCACCTTCATCTACTGCAAATTTAGGTCCAGGATTTGATGTGTTTGGTTTGGCAATTGATGCATTTTACGACGAAGTGACTCTAACAAAAACCAAAAGTGGAATTACAATAGTTACTGATGACAACATTCCAACAGAACCACAAAACAACACAGCAGGATTAGTTGTTCAAAATATGAAAAAAAAATTCAAAATAAAGAGTGGTGTTGAAATTAAAATCAAAAAAGGTGTTCCTGCAGGATTTGGGATGGGCAGTAGTGCTGCATCAGCTGCAGCTACTGCAGTAGCATTTGATAAATTATTTGAATTAAAACTGGATGGAAATTCGTTAGTAGAATTTGCAGGTTCTGGTGAAAAAGCTAGTGCAGGTTCTGTTCATTATGATAATGTTGCTGCTTCTGTTTTAGGTGGGTTTGTAATTGTCAAAACAAATCCATTACAAGTAATTAGAATAGATCCTCCAACAAATCTTAGAATGTGTGTGGCTGTTCCAAAACTTGATGTTCCTAAAAAAAAGACAAAAGTTTCAAGAGGCGTCATTCCAAAGAAAATCAAATTAACAGATAGTATTTTGAATTTATCAAATGCATCAGCTATTGTTGCAGGATTTATGAAAAAAGATCCTAACTTGATTGGAAATTCTATTAAAGATGTAATAGTAGAGCCCGCAAGACAGCATATGATTCCAGGATTTTCCAAGGTCAAACAAAATGCTCTAAAAGCAGGGGCATTAGGTGTTACAATTAGTGGTGCAGGACCTTCTGTAATCGCATTTTCCAAGAGTTCTGCAAATTTGAAGAAGATCAGTTCAGCAATGTCAAAAGGATTTACATCAGCAAATACAAAGTGCCAGACAGTAATCTGTAAACCAAGTAAGGGTGCTGCAGACAAAAGAAAATGA
- a CDS encoding ATP/GTP-binding protein, which translates to MKTIFVSGTAGSGKSLLSSKLYDYYTKNGAFTSILNLDPGVENLSYSCDVDVRDFVDIVSIMQQYDLGPNGAVVMAADLIASKIDDIQNEVNRVNPDYLIVDTPGQIELFAYRSSGRFLIDNISSEEKTSIFLFDGALITTPVNFVSIALLATSIRLRLNLPTVNVLTKTDLIGANLKNILQWSTSLSTLENAIAKDADGDTYTLTTNILRGLNLSGFAQGLIPISNVTGDGFVNLEGALSRILNLGEEVED; encoded by the coding sequence TTGAAAACTATTTTTGTTTCTGGAACTGCTGGATCTGGAAAATCATTGCTGTCATCAAAACTGTATGATTACTATACAAAGAATGGAGCCTTTACGTCTATTTTGAATTTAGATCCAGGAGTAGAAAACTTGTCATACAGTTGTGATGTTGATGTAAGAGATTTTGTAGACATTGTATCTATCATGCAACAATATGATCTTGGTCCCAATGGTGCAGTAGTAATGGCTGCAGATTTGATCGCATCAAAGATTGATGACATTCAGAATGAAGTAAACAGAGTAAATCCTGATTATCTAATAGTTGACACTCCAGGTCAAATTGAGTTATTTGCGTATCGTTCTAGTGGACGTTTTCTAATAGATAATATTTCATCAGAAGAGAAAACAAGTATTTTTCTTTTTGATGGTGCATTAATTACAACTCCAGTAAATTTTGTTTCAATTGCACTTCTGGCAACATCAATTAGATTACGTTTGAACTTGCCAACAGTTAATGTATTAACAAAAACCGATCTCATTGGAGCAAATCTCAAAAATATTCTACAATGGTCAACTAGTTTGAGCACACTAGAGAATGCTATTGCAAAAGATGCAGATGGTGATACCTATACATTAACAACAAACATTTTGAGAGGTTTGAATCTGAGTGGATTTGCCCAAGGATTGATTCCAATTTCAAATGTGACTGGTGATGGGTTTGTCAATTTGGAGGGAGCTCTTAGCAGAATTCTTAACTTGGGTGAGGAGGTAGAAGATTAG
- a CDS encoding lysylphosphatidylglycerol synthase transmembrane domain-containing protein, whose translation MNWRLAAIPATLIPIFIIAIQFDIKLEDVLAIGFFPFIGAVVAMLIKLGLQGVKFAYITRKYLGSFDSFLKLTGVRVGSEFIKFTTPMFIGAEFIVIYYLHKKGVKPSKSTWIAIMDIVTEVFAGGLLSIMAGIIALLNGAYVVAAVVLGTSIIVTSLWMVLFFLSSKRTFQVPKILGNLVKRFGKEKGVKYIDQTNSWMKEVCTMSRENLKTSESKKVFTISFFFSLASWSFYGISFMIIGLGTGYVVSAFDSIMAVMGANAIGNLPITIGGSGLAEFGIVAYLNNLNPFDFDISEGGLAWDAVIGWRIATYYVPIVVTWLLLVKLALSRISKPQAT comes from the coding sequence ATGAATTGGAGACTTGCAGCTATTCCTGCTACCCTTATACCTATTTTCATTATAGCTATTCAATTTGATATTAAATTAGAAGATGTGTTAGCAATTGGGTTTTTTCCATTTATTGGTGCTGTTGTCGCAATGCTGATTAAGTTGGGTCTACAAGGAGTCAAATTTGCATACATTACAAGAAAATATCTTGGTAGTTTTGATTCTTTTTTGAAACTAACTGGTGTTCGTGTTGGTAGCGAATTTATCAAATTTACAACTCCAATGTTTATTGGTGCAGAGTTTATTGTGATCTATTATTTGCACAAAAAGGGTGTAAAACCATCCAAATCAACATGGATTGCCATCATGGATATAGTGACAGAAGTTTTTGCAGGCGGTTTGTTATCTATAATGGCAGGAATAATTGCATTGTTAAATGGTGCATATGTAGTTGCAGCAGTGGTTTTAGGAACTAGTATTATTGTAACATCTCTATGGATGGTGCTCTTCTTTTTATCATCTAAACGTACATTCCAAGTTCCCAAGATTCTGGGAAATCTTGTTAAAAGATTTGGAAAAGAAAAAGGTGTAAAGTATATTGACCAAACAAACTCTTGGATGAAAGAAGTATGTACAATGAGTAGAGAAAACCTAAAAACTTCTGAATCAAAAAAAGTTTTCACAATATCATTCTTCTTCTCACTTGCATCATGGTCATTTTATGGTATCTCATTTATGATAATTGGGCTAGGAACTGGATATGTTGTTAGTGCGTTTGATTCTATTATGGCAGTAATGGGTGCAAATGCAATTGGAAATCTTCCAATTACCATAGGCGGTTCAGGTCTTGCTGAATTTGGAATTGTAGCATATCTAAATAACCTAAATCCATTTGACTTTGATATTTCTGAAGGTGGTCTTGCTTGGGATGCAGTAATAGGCTGGAGAATTGCAACATACTACGTGCCAATTGTGGTTACTTGGTTGCTTTTAGTAAAGTTGGCCTTGAGTAGAATTTCAAAACCTCAAGCTACATAG
- a CDS encoding SDR family oxidoreductase — MDFKNKTILITGASSGIGKQTAIEFAKLGANIILVARRKEKLDELANELKKFSIVTLVCQCDVSNKEQVKEMSKTVLEKFDSIDVLVNNAGFAIYGSVKELSIDEIESQMETNYFGMVYCIKNFLPFMLEKKSGHIVNVASVAASFGLPGIASYCASKFAMLGFSEGLKHELKDTGVGITVVSPIMVRTDFFDHPSFEKMPKYSPTSLSSNTVAKAILRAANSSRLEIIVPSVVRGAVWLKHTFPYFINPIIGKSFKKQLDSVE, encoded by the coding sequence GTGGATTTCAAAAATAAAACTATTCTAATAACTGGTGCTTCATCTGGGATTGGGAAACAGACTGCAATTGAATTTGCAAAATTGGGTGCTAACATAATTCTAGTTGCAAGAAGAAAAGAAAAGCTTGATGAACTTGCAAATGAATTAAAAAAATTCAGTATCGTAACTCTTGTTTGTCAGTGTGATGTATCAAATAAAGAACAAGTAAAAGAAATGTCAAAAACTGTTTTAGAAAAATTTGACTCTATTGATGTGTTAGTAAATAATGCAGGTTTTGCAATATATGGTTCTGTAAAAGAACTATCTATTGATGAAATAGAATCCCAAATGGAAACAAATTACTTTGGAATGGTATATTGTATCAAAAATTTTCTTCCATTTATGTTGGAAAAAAAATCTGGTCATATTGTTAATGTTGCTTCGGTTGCTGCAAGCTTTGGTCTTCCAGGAATTGCATCTTACTGTGCATCAAAATTTGCAATGCTGGGATTCTCAGAAGGTCTCAAACATGAACTAAAAGATACTGGAGTGGGAATTACCGTAGTTAGCCCAATAATGGTTAGAACAGATTTCTTTGATCATCCTTCTTTTGAAAAAATGCCAAAATATTCTCCAACATCACTTAGTTCTAATACTGTAGCAAAAGCAATTCTAAGGGCTGCAAATTCTTCAAGACTGGAAATTATTGTTCCTTCTGTAGTAAGGGGTGCTGTTTGGTTAAAACATACCTTTCCTTATTTCATAAATCCTATTATAGGAAAATCTTTCAAAAAACAATTAGATTCTGTAGAATGA